From the Quercus lobata isolate SW786 chromosome 6, ValleyOak3.0 Primary Assembly, whole genome shotgun sequence genome, one window contains:
- the LOC115949783 gene encoding uncharacterized protein LOC115949783, with protein MEYLYEAMDKSKEEIKRRLKNKVSLYGHYVRVIDTRWDKQLHSPLHAASCFLNPAIYFRPSFKSQNEVQRGLLSTLMRLVPDPDIQDKISSQLDEYKKSICDFGTSLAIRQRERLNPVSWWEQFGLGAPDLQSFAIRVLSQCCSATGCERNWSTFEYVHSKKRNRLEHKRVNDLVFVHYNLRLRERNIQRNKYAMDPISLDNIDLMGDWVAEEPALLNPDDIN; from the exons ATGGAGTACTTGTATGAAGCAATGGACAAATCAAAAgaggaaataaaaagaaggttGAAGAACAAAGTTTCTTTGTATGGACATTATGTTAGAGTTATTGATACTAGATGGGACAAACAACTTCATAGTCCTCTGCATGCAGCAAGTTGCTTTCTTAACCCTGCAATATACTTTAGGCCTTCATTTAAAAGCCAAAATGAAGTTCAAAGAGGGTTGCTAAGCACTCTAATGAGGTTGGTTCCTGATCCTGACATTCAAGACAAAATAAGTTCACAACTTGATGAgtacaaaaaatcaatttgtgACTTTGGCACATCACTAGCAATCCGCCAACGAGAGAGACTAAATCCAG TTTCATGGTGGGAGCAATTTGGACTTGGAGCTCCAGACTTACAATCATTTGCCATTCGTGTGCTAAGTCAATGTTGTAGTGCAACTGGTTGTGAGAGAAATTGGAGCACATTTGAATATGTTCactcaaaaaagagaaatagattGGAACATAAACGAGTAAATGATTTGGTCTTTGTCCATTATAATTTGAGGCTTCGAGAAAG GAACATTCAAAGGAATAAGTATGCAATGGATCCTATAAGCTTGGATAACATTGACTTGATGGGAGATTGGGTGGCTGAAGAACCTGCACTTCTTAATCCAGATGACATAAATTAG